The Methanococcus voltae nucleotide sequence TTGTTATCGATTGCACCGGTTATCAATTCATCCCTATTTTTTAATCGCCTATATTCCATGTGGCAATGTGCATCGATATATCCCATATTTTTATTTTTATTTTTATTTCCATTATCCATCACTTTCAAACTTTCACCGTAAATTCCAAAATTCTAAAAAATACATAAATACATAATAATTATATAATGGTGTTGTATTATAGATTATTTTAAATATTTTCTTTGTATATATTAAGTTCATTAACTATTAAAATATGAGATTATTAAATTTATTAAATTATTAGGATTATGATTATAATTATTGTGATTACAATTATTATGATAATACTTATGGTGATATTATGACTTCGGAACTTTCAAAGATTAAGAAAACGGAAGAATATAAAAAATTTATAAGATATTTAATTGAAGAATTATTATCTAATAAAGAAAAAATTGAAGAATTAGATGCAAAAAGAAAAAAACAGAAAGTGGAAGATATTAAAGCAAAAAGTCTTCGAAAATTCGATTTAAATATTGGATTCCCCCCTAATTCAGATATTCTTGCCCTTGCAACAGAAACGGAAAAAAAAGAATTATCTTTAATTTTACGAAAAAAGCCTATTAGGACACTTTCAGGCGTTGCAGTAGTCGCAGTTATGACTTCACCCGAACCTTGTCCACACGGCAAATGTTCTTTCTGCCCGGGCGGTAAAGAAAGCGTATTTGGAGATGTTCCCCAAAGTTATACGGGAAAAGAGCCTGCAACTATGAGAGGCATTATGTATAAATTTGACCCTTACGTACAGACTTCTGAAAGATTAGCACAACTTGAAAAAGTAGGTCATCCGACAGATAAAGTTGAACTTATCATCATGGGCGGTACTTTCCCAGGGCGAGATATAGAGTACCAGGAAAACTTTATAAAAGGTTGTTTAGATGCTATGAATGGTTTAGTATCTGAAACGCTCGAAGAAGCTCAAAAAATAAATGAAACTGCTTCCCATAGGTGTGTTGCTCTTACAATTGAAACACGTCCTGACTACTGTAAAGAAGAACATATAGACGAAATGTTAAAGTTAGGTGCCACACGTGTTGAATTAGGTATTCAAAGTACGTATGATGAAGTATTAGACTTTGTAAAAAGAGGTCACTCAGTTTCTGAGTCAATTAAGGCTACTTCACGTCTTAAAAACAGCGGTTTAAAGGTTTCTTACCACCTTATTCCAGGATTGCCACATACTACAGAAGAAATGGATAAAGAAAATATTGAAAGAGTGTTCAATAATCCAGATTTTAAACCGGATTTAATAAAGTTCTACCCTTGTTTAGTTATTGAAGGGACAGAACTTTACGACTTATGGAAAAAAGGAGAATATAAACCAATTACTGATGAAGAAGCGGTTGAATTAGTAACTTATGCTAAATCAATTATGCCGAAATGGATTAGAACGTCACGTATACAGCGAGATATTCCTGCAACAGTTATTGATGAGGGCGTTAAAAAAAGTAACCTTGGAGAATTAGTGTATAAAAACCTTGAAGAAAAAGGTATAAAGTGCAAATGTATTCGATGTAGGGAAGTAGGTCACGTTTGTTATAAAAAAGGTATAAAACCGGACTTATCAAGTATAAAACTACTTGTTGAAGAGTATGAAGCTAGTGGGGGTAAAGAATTTTTTATATCCTATGAAGATGTTAAAAATGATTTATTAATCGGATACCTAAGACTTAGAATTCCAGATATGAAAGCAGTGTTTAGAGCAGAAATAGATGAAAATACTGCCCTAATAAGACAAGTTCATGTCTGCGGTCAGCAGGAAGAACTAGGTTCTAAAATAGAAGATACTAAAAACTGGCAACATAAAGGTTATGGAAAATTAATGCTCGAAGAAGCTGAAAAAATCGCAAAAAGTCACGGAAAATCAAAAATATTGATAACCAGTGGTATTGGAGTTAGAGAATACTATAAAAAACAAGGTTACGACCGAGTAGGTGCCTACATGGGCAAAAAATTGAATTAAAAGAAATTAGTAAATAATATTGAATAATCGGTTTATTAATTTAATATACTACTTATTCTATTTCTAGTATTATATTCTATACTATACTATTTTATTCTATTTTTATATTTTAGATTTTATTTATTGGCATATTTTAATTTTGCAATATATTCTAAGATATATCGCTCGTGTTTATCCTGATTATAATAACAGCATTAATAGTAATTTAGAGTTTTAAAAACTCTATTTCTATGCTATTTGGTATTGTACGGGCATATATAACTACATCAACCAAATAATAAAAATTTTAGAAATTTTAGATTTAGAAATTTTAATGTATAATTTAGTAAAATTATCTAATAGAATTATTTAAGAAAATTTAACTTATCATTTACAGTAATACAACCAACCAAATTAATATAAATGAAATTTATGAATCTAACTTATAGTTTTTTAACTCTTATGTGATTGATTCATTCAATACAAGGGATAGTGCTAATCATTTCTATTTATATTCATTCATATGTTCAATAGTTTAAATTACTATAGATGAAACTGCTAGAATTCCAACTAGGTATGCTACTACTTTAACTGCAACATTACCCCTAAAAGGTCGTCCCATATCATTTTTAAAATTTTTAAATCCCATTGTTCTTGAATTTACCATCAAATCACCATATTTCATATTTATTCTATTCTAATCATTATTAATTATGTGATAAAGAGCTACTATAATAAAATTATCCATTTATTTTATACTACATTACTATGTAACCGATTATTGCGAATAATACTATTAAATAACTAATATATATAGGTATTTGTACATTATAAATCATTATAAATGTTTTTAATGAAAAATAATGACAAATCATTGAGTTTTAATATTATTAATCATGACAAATATAAATCGTATAATTATATATTTGAATAAATAATTATAATAGTAGTGAATAATAATCATAAAAATATCAGTTATAATAATATCGTATTACACTAAACATTCAAACAATATCAAAGTATAAATGTTTAAAAAACAATATATAATGTAATAAAAAATGAATAATCAAGATTATAAAATTTAAAATATAGTATGATATATTACAATATATTAAGCAAGACAATTAATAGTACGGAATGTTGATAATATGAAAGAAGAAGATGAACAAGAGTATTACAGTCTAAAAATGAGAGCTTCAAATGAAGAAAAACATATTTCGGGTGCAGAAAGACTTTTAAAGGTTGAAAAAGTAGAAGATATTGAAGAAGTAGCTTCAGAACTTGTATCTCGCGCGTTGAGTCATGAAAATGGGATACCAGATTTTATAAACTTAAAAGTTGAAAAAGTAAACCAAAAAATTAAAAAAATCCCCCATATTCCTATAGTGTACAATAAGGATAATATCGGAACTATTTGTGAAAAAAATTATGAAATGAGCAATAAAACAAATTCAAGGAATTATTGTCACGAATTACTAAAAAATAAGTTTAAAGAATTTGGGGTCAATGATGTATTATGCGAATTCCTAATTAAATTAGGGTTTGAGATTATCGATGAAGGGGGCATGCGTGGAGCTGCAATAATCTCCCTAGATGGCTCTCGATTAGATATTGCATTTAATGAAGACATTGACAAGGGCGTCAGGGTAAAAAACATAGATACTGACGATAATTTAAAGGAAAAAATAAGAAAAAACGACTTATATACTGAAAGAACCATCGAAGCAATAGCTATTGCCTCAAAAGTGATAGATTTAGGAGTAGTTGCAGAACTATGCACCTCGGATAATCCTTCGTATACCACAGGCTATGTTGCTACAGAAGACGGATACTTTAGAATTAAAAACTTAAAAGATCCGGGGGAAACGGGCGGCAGGGTATTCTACGTAAACAATTTGAATGAAGAATCCCTTAAAGAATTAATAGATAATTTAGAAGATAAGCCCTATTTAATATATTAAATAACCATATAGTACTAGATAAGTAATGATATGTAAAATAATGATATGCAAATAATTATTGGGATAATATGCTAAAAAATAGAATTAATTTAGAATTGGATGAAATTAAAAGAAATAATCTATATCGATCCTTTAAGAATTTTTATGACCCTAATTATGAACATAATTTTAAAATTAATAAAAATATGGGCAAAAACTTTTCATCCAATGACTATCTATGTTTGTCATCTAATGTAGAGATACTAAATACCATAAAGGATGCTTTAAAATATGGATCAGGATCTACAGGATCACGTTTAACGTCAGGAAATATAAATCATGAAAAACTTGAAAAGACAATCTCTGAATTTAAAGATACTGATTCATCTCTTGTATACTCCTCAGGATATGCAACAAATTTGGGGGTTATAAGTGCGTTATGCTCCAAAAAAGATTTAATCCTAAGCGATAGCCTCAATCATGCGTCTATAATCGATGGTTGTAGGCTCTCGAATGCTGAAAAAATTATATATCCCCACCGTGATGTGGAATTCATTAAAAAAATTCTTGAAGATGATAAATTCTTGAAAGAAAATCAATTTGGGAATATTTTTATAATAACGGACGGGGTTTTTAGCATGGATGGAGATATTGCCCCGATTGATGAATTATTTAAGCTTTGTAATGATTTTAATTGTACTTTAATTATTGACGATGCGCATGGTACCGGCGTTTTAGGTAAAAAAGGTAAAGGAAGCTTAGAACATTTTAAAATTAAAGCTAATGAAAATGTTATACAAATTGGTACATTGTCTAAGGCTAATGGGTTAGTAGGCGGTTATGTTGCAGGCTATTCAGAATTAATAGATTATTTGATAAATAAATCACGTAGTTTTATATATTCTACTTCATTACCTCCTTACGTAATTGCTGGAGCAATTAAATCTTTTGAATTAATTAAAAATGGAGATTACGTTTCCAAATTGCAAAAAAATGTATCGATTACTAATAAAATTTTCAGTGATTTAAAGAATATTAACTTTGACGATAAGCATAAAACTCCAATATATCCTCTTGTATTTGGTAAAAATACCATGGATATGTCCAATTACTTATATAATGCTGGTTATCAATGTATAGGGATTAGATACCCAACCGTTGCTAAAGGTAGCGAGAGAATAAGAGTTTCAATTACTTCTTGCCATGAAAAAGAGGACGTTGTTAGTTTAAAAGATGAAATTAGTATATATCTTGAAAATTAGTATTATTTATTTCTTTTTTTATTTTTTATTTATTATATTTTTATTTATTATATTTTTATAATTTATATTTTTATAATTTATATTTTTTTTATTAAACATCGATTTTATTATATATGATTATAACAAATGTTATTATCAAAATTTATAATAATATTTTTATGATATAATATTTAATTTTCAAATTTGGTGATATTAATGATATTCGTTACAGGTACCGACACAGATATAGGGAAAACACACGTTTCAGGGATTATTGCTTCAGAAGTAAGTAAATTCAAAAAAACAGGCTATATGAAACCTGTTGAAACTGGCGGTAGACCGGATACCAATAAAATTATGAAATTATTGGATATGAAGGATTTAGATGGAAAAAATATTGATATAGATATAGTAAATCCCATTAATTTCAAAAATCCATTATCCCCAAACATATCTGCAATTGTAGAAAATTCAGAGTATAAAATGGACTTTGAAAAAATTAAAGAATCTTATGAATATTTAAAAAATATTTACGAATATATTATCGTAGAGGGGGCAGGAGGTGCTTGCGTACCTTTAAAAAAAGGCTATTATGTAGCAGATATTGCCAAAATGTTAAACATACCTTGTGTAGTGGTTGCAAGACCTAACTTGGGTACTATCAACCATATTATTTTAACAACTGAATTCTTGAAAAACAGAGGTATCGAAGTATTGGGTATTATAATCAATAGTACTTGCGATTTAAAAGAAGTTCCTTACTACGAGGAGACCTTCAAAACTATTGAAGAATATTCGGGATTTAAAATTATTGGAATTATTGAAAAAGATGACGTTAAATTAGATATAGATAAATTGTTAATTTAAAATTAAATTATACAATAAATTTATAAAATAGAGCATATAGAGGTATAAATAAGAATAAATATTTTAAAATCAGGATATAATCACTAAAAGGTAAACTATGAAACACACAGAAAGAGCTTTAATCATTGGACGGTGGCAACCATTTCACAATGGGCATTATGAGATAATTAAAAAGATATCCAATGAAGTAGATGAATTAATAATTGGAATAGGTAGTAGTCAGAGGAGCCATAGCTTAAAAGACCCGTTTACAGCGGGTGAACGTATGATGATGATATCAAAATCACTTGAAAATCTAGATATTCGATACTATACGATACCTATTAGCGACATAGATTTTAACGCCATTTGGGTTTCATGTGTTGAGGCACTTACCCCGCCCTTTAATCAAGTGTATACGGGCAACTCTTTGGTAAGGGAATTATTCACTGAAAAAGGATATATTGTTAAAAAACCCGAACTTTATAATCGAGCAGAGTATTCGGGGACTAAAATAAGACAAAAAATGCTCAATAACCAAAAATGGGAACATTTGGTACCAAAATCGGTTGTAGACGTTATTAAGGAAATAGATGGCGTAGGCAGGATAAAAAGACTTAACGAAAAAGACTATTAAAATTATTACTTTTATTATTACTAAATTTTAATATCTATTTTTACGTTCGTTACATATATATACAAGATTAAACTATTAGGTTTTATTCGAGAAGTAATGTAATTATAAAACATATGATTGATTTATAATTCATTTGCTCGAACTGGGAATCATCAACGAATGTAACGAGGTTATATTATGGCAAGATTACACTCTGGTAAAAGAGGTTCCTCCAGTTCAACAAGACCTTTGAGAACAGAAGTTCCTGCATGGGTTATTTTGAATGCTGAGGAAGTAGAAGCAAGAATTATCGAAATGGCAAAAGAAGGAAAGCAATCAGCTTTAATCGGTAACATAATGAGAGACATGTACGGTGTACCTAACGTTAAGTTAATGACCGGAAAAAGTGTTTCAACAATCATGAAAGAAGCTGGATTCTACCCTGAAGTTCCAGAAGATTTATTAAACTTGATGAAAAAAGCTATCAACTTAAGAAACCATTTAGAAAACAACCCAAGAGATACACACTCAAAAACAGGTTTACACTTAATTGAGTCAAAAATCAGAAGGTTAGTTAAATACTACAAAGGTACAAAAGTATTACCTGCTACATGGAGATACTCACCTGAAGCTGCAAGATTATTAGTAGAATAATTGAAAACTTGCGTTTCATACCTTTATCATATTTTTTTCTTTTTAATTTATTATGTGCAATTTAAAAAAGTTATAATATTAAAATTATAATATTAAAATTATAAGATTATTTTAAATTCAAATTCCAAAAATCATTATAATACAATTCAAAGTCTTGATTATATTTTTTTCCGATTTTTAAGGCAATTTCTGCTTTTTCTAATTCTTTACCAAAATAAGCAGC carries:
- a CDS encoding nicotinamide-nucleotide adenylyltransferase, yielding MKHTERALIIGRWQPFHNGHYEIIKKISNEVDELIIGIGSSQRSHSLKDPFTAGERMMMISKSLENLDIRYYTIPISDIDFNAIWVSCVEALTPPFNQVYTGNSLVRELFTEKGYIVKKPELYNRAEYSGTKIRQKMLNNQKWEHLVPKSVVDVIKEIDGVGRIKRLNEKDY
- a CDS encoding tRNA uridine(34) 5-carboxymethylaminomethyl modification radical SAM/GNAT enzyme Elp3, whose protein sequence is MTSELSKIKKTEEYKKFIRYLIEELLSNKEKIEELDAKRKKQKVEDIKAKSLRKFDLNIGFPPNSDILALATETEKKELSLILRKKPIRTLSGVAVVAVMTSPEPCPHGKCSFCPGGKESVFGDVPQSYTGKEPATMRGIMYKFDPYVQTSERLAQLEKVGHPTDKVELIIMGGTFPGRDIEYQENFIKGCLDAMNGLVSETLEEAQKINETASHRCVALTIETRPDYCKEEHIDEMLKLGATRVELGIQSTYDEVLDFVKRGHSVSESIKATSRLKNSGLKVSYHLIPGLPHTTEEMDKENIERVFNNPDFKPDLIKFYPCLVIEGTELYDLWKKGEYKPITDEEAVELVTYAKSIMPKWIRTSRIQRDIPATVIDEGVKKSNLGELVYKNLEEKGIKCKCIRCREVGHVCYKKGIKPDLSSIKLLVEEYEASGGKEFFISYEDVKNDLLIGYLRLRIPDMKAVFRAEIDENTALIRQVHVCGQQEELGSKIEDTKNWQHKGYGKLMLEEAEKIAKSHGKSKILITSGIGVREYYKKQGYDRVGAYMGKKLN
- a CDS encoding 6-carboxyhexanoate--CoA ligase, translated to MKEEDEQEYYSLKMRASNEEKHISGAERLLKVEKVEDIEEVASELVSRALSHENGIPDFINLKVEKVNQKIKKIPHIPIVYNKDNIGTICEKNYEMSNKTNSRNYCHELLKNKFKEFGVNDVLCEFLIKLGFEIIDEGGMRGAAIISLDGSRLDIAFNEDIDKGVRVKNIDTDDNLKEKIRKNDLYTERTIEAIAIASKVIDLGVVAELCTSDNPSYTTGYVATEDGYFRIKNLKDPGETGGRVFYVNNLNEESLKELIDNLEDKPYLIY
- the bioD gene encoding dethiobiotin synthase encodes the protein MIFVTGTDTDIGKTHVSGIIASEVSKFKKTGYMKPVETGGRPDTNKIMKLLDMKDLDGKNIDIDIVNPINFKNPLSPNISAIVENSEYKMDFEKIKESYEYLKNIYEYIIVEGAGGACVPLKKGYYVADIAKMLNIPCVVVARPNLGTINHIILTTEFLKNRGIEVLGIIINSTCDLKEVPYYEETFKTIEEYSGFKIIGIIEKDDVKLDIDKLLI
- a CDS encoding 30S ribosomal protein S15; protein product: MARLHSGKRGSSSSTRPLRTEVPAWVILNAEEVEARIIEMAKEGKQSALIGNIMRDMYGVPNVKLMTGKSVSTIMKEAGFYPEVPEDLLNLMKKAINLRNHLENNPRDTHSKTGLHLIESKIRRLVKYYKGTKVLPATWRYSPEAARLLVE
- a CDS encoding aminotransferase class I/II-fold pyridoxal phosphate-dependent enzyme encodes the protein MLKNRINLELDEIKRNNLYRSFKNFYDPNYEHNFKINKNMGKNFSSNDYLCLSSNVEILNTIKDALKYGSGSTGSRLTSGNINHEKLEKTISEFKDTDSSLVYSSGYATNLGVISALCSKKDLILSDSLNHASIIDGCRLSNAEKIIYPHRDVEFIKKILEDDKFLKENQFGNIFIITDGVFSMDGDIAPIDELFKLCNDFNCTLIIDDAHGTGVLGKKGKGSLEHFKIKANENVIQIGTLSKANGLVGGYVAGYSELIDYLINKSRSFIYSTSLPPYVIAGAIKSFELIKNGDYVSKLQKNVSITNKIFSDLKNINFDDKHKTPIYPLVFGKNTMDMSNYLYNAGYQCIGIRYPTVAKGSERIRVSITSCHEKEDVVSLKDEISIYLEN